The proteins below come from a single Ictalurus punctatus breed USDA103 chromosome 29, Coco_2.0, whole genome shotgun sequence genomic window:
- the pcm1 gene encoding pericentriolar material 1 protein isoform X9 has translation MATGGAPFDDCAEEQELHNWTISNGSLDDQLNNMQKKANRTSEKNRKKLSAVSESRLTNDISPESTPGAGRRRARTPHSFPHVKYATQMSVPDQAELDRLRQRINFTDLDERSIGSDSQGRVTAANNQRQLSSEPRKPFNFLPLHVNTNKSRDSSASAPPATTTGGKEAKKQSPGKELFAPVPVIPVAPVKEPYGVERTSGRPVVDGRGELAIDSSQVVSKLVQIREYISRASSMRDDLLEKNDVPANVERLSHLITHLKEQEKSYLRFLQKMLCYRVGGQQKEELENLRKQHELLQKMLQQQEELRELQNRQAALLTMQNRAEHAMDDTVVTETTGSVSGVSITSELNDELNDLIRRFHNQLHDTQSQAVPDNRRQAESLSLSREVSRSRSAHSPRGQQTLSAAGAAAAVSTSSASAKLTKLQELQDKKQTMDKILQELHSLRDQTLNNSSCRGASQRVSERPTASGREASGVSVARQESSSYDDEGNPAEKLRKLKEVHKRLNELRELVQYYEQTSDMMVDTVNENVNEDEEDETEDGSLFEAMFDSEQENREPITNIRNPAQPQSASNWMDMNTLTNACSSSNNRISRLNSQCEVNNRSATNLRSLNVPSAIECQYNRDGSYNGAKHGNGDEDDADAEEESGAGRGRRDSSGSGSSQGSSIADDAAFAQKVHRLQTAKQKLQQLRDLVAMVQSDDTDTTAANEDEGLQQQPNNTRLTAPKAKRELGLSDKAREKLYEEKLRQQQQELKQLHEERQRLMEIQGKIQDLQWACPDLQSSMSSAASGVAATTMMKKLPAAASTPAVAPSTSAKSNTAVLKHTTEPAPVTITDNELWSEMRRHQVLREELRQRRKHLESLMAEQQRRSDADPIQSFTQDDRTMATWGGSTQCPLGEEEDDEDYPSEPGAQEDEDEDEEDGAESSSSDEPHSYSNRKPGGSSGKNRDSVKGSSPRCSRSRPRSNPRGAKRQENLRWAADLSASESATHTHAHTHTHWQEQATQLQRQLDFSTAMCQMLLQDQQTLSCMLQSMLTAPYNVLPNNLGSPQVPLIMHQLNQCYTQLAWQQNNINRYRLKQTLNDLLRQQQQAPSWQQQHPNVAQVDSVSPSPFLPFPPISTLGMNNFSPLATGFNLSPMFPPAGSETQQASGAQASPDQHPDPNMSLKTEYLSFPPPLQRTPLNNAHTRSQDESKNSSWMNSSLNRNRTRDQERLDSHDSLSSVPDCVDPSTVTKSFRPGRKASAQASLASRDKTPKNRRRRGKNHNNAGLDSDSVSSTTELGHEREKERERERERERSSQPRTRDSDQSLLDKLTQEKLDSKTNKHNDVSSAAYAWRTPFLSNQIACTEAPDGSSDFSLFEALRETIYSEVATLISQNESRPHFLIELFHELQLLNTDYLRQRALYSLQDIVTRHLTEKSVAEEPGSSLGPGSQSELTPSESLATTDNDASEKDVRVKVGSRRKTALEGDSVDSESLLSTSSNLEPFASDDLGNTVIHLDKALVRMREFERMKLKAGFLPPAPPPPPVPPAAVSTAPPVCNPELPTVTTATAGGGPALNQGQDIRCPQIDTQQLDRQIKAIMTEVIPFLKEHMGEVCSPQLLTSVRRMVLMLTQQNHHSREFMRFFHKQLGGILQESLNKFVGRTLQNCGEDLLVEISEILFNELAFFRLMQDLDQNTHRAKRLTQTTPTKHTPSTQGKKSEGEKTFSPSYFDEDKDRDETEQGRTSLCLEVETERTDEKRSQDASEAEEEEDEEEEDELPISISLSKAETQALNNYGSGEDENEVEEVEEFEDGSVEVQTSLQASDNTAEPSQCTGVSLNGAAQEIKSDHESTESTEVQSSKSECIEVTEDERDAEATHTLNMDESAVPLAPPSQDSPRGSTTASPQTDSPVLVNADEVGSGNTSQKSDEEDFVKVEDLPVQLSVMCEEELCKQILEEQRSNNLRSELLNGNTEGLSGLVGNAHALKEPEPVGAQTA, from the exons ATGGCGACAGGCGGAGCTCCGTTTGATGACTGTGCAGAAGAACAGGAGCTGCACAACTGGACCATTAGCAATGGCAGCCTGGATGACCAGCTCAATAATAtg CAGAAAAAGGCGAACCGGACATCGGAGAAGAACAGGAAGAAGCTCTCTGCCGTGTCCGAGAGCCGTCTGACCAACGACATCTCTCCGGAGTCGACACCAGGGGCGGGGCGCAGGCGAGCGAGAACGCCGCACTCCTTCCCTCACGTGAAGTACGCTACGCAGATGTCCGTTCCCGATCAGGCCGAGCTCGACCGACTGCGGCAGCGCATCAACTTCACCGACCTGGACGAG AGGAGCATTGGAAGCGACTCCCAGGGCCGCGTCACCGCAGCCAACAACCAGCGGCAGCTTTCCTCCGAGCCCAGGAAACCCTTCAACTTTCTCCCGCTGCACGTCAACACTAACAAAAGCAGGGATTCTTCTGCTTCTGCCCCGCCTGCTACCACTACAGGGGGTAAAGAAGCTAAGAAGCAGAGCCCAGGGAAGGAGCTGTTTGCTCCGGTGCCCGTCATACCTGTCGCACCTGTTAAAGAACCGTACGGAGTCGAGAGAACCTCAGGACGCCCTGTGGTGGACGGGAGAGGAGAACTGGCTATCGACAGCAGCCAG GTGGTCAGTAAGCTGGTGCAGATCCGTGAGTACATCAGCAGAGCCAGCTCTATGAGGGACGACCTGCTGGAGAAGAACGACGTTCCGGCTAACGTCGAGCGCCTCTCTCACctcatcacacacctgaagGAGCAGGAGAAGTCTTACTTGCGCTTTCTACAGAAGATGCTG tgTTACCGGGTCGGGGGTCAGCAGAAGGAGGAGTTGGAGAACCTGCGCAAGCAGCACGAGCTCCTGCAGAAGATGCTGCAGCAGCAGGAGGAGCTGCGAGAGCTGCAGAACCGGCAGGCTGCCCTGCTCACCATGCAGAACCGAGCTGAACATGCCATGGACGACACTG ttgtAACAGAGACTACAGGAAGTGTGTCAGGTGTCAGCATCACTTCAGAACTCAATGATGAACTCAACGACCTCATTCGACGCTTCCACAACCAACTGCACGACACTCAG TCTCAGGCAGTGCCTGATAACCGGCGTCAGGCTGagagtctgtctctgtctagaGAGGTGTCCCGATCTCGTTCTGCCCACAGTCCTCGGGGGCAGCAAACACTTAGCGCTGCcggtgctgctgctgctgtttccACCTCCTCTGCTAGCGCCAAGCTCACCAAACTACAGGAGCTCCAGGACAAGAAGCAGACGATGGACAAAATCCTGCAGGAGCTTCATTCACTCCGAGACCAGACGCTGAACAACAGCTCCT gCCGTGGTGCATCTCAGCGAGTTTCTGAGCGTCCCACGGCATCAGGCCGAGAGGCGAGCGGCGTGTCTGTAGCAAGACAGGAGTCTTCATCTTATGACGATGAAGGAAATCCAGCTGAAAAACTGAG GAAGCTGAAGGAGGTGCATAAGCGGCTGAACGAGCTAAGAGAGCTGGTTCAGTACTACGAGCAGACGTCCGACATGATGGTGGACACGGTGAATGAGAACGTTAACGAAGACGAGGAGGACGAGACGGAGGACGGATCGCTCTTCGAAGCCATGTTCGATTCGGAACAGGAGAACCGAGAACCCATCACTAACATCAG aaatcCTGCTCAGCCTCAGTCTGCATCTAACTGGATGGACATGAACACACTGACGAACGCCTGCAGCAGCTCCAACAACAGAATCAGCCGGCTGAACTCTCAGTGTGAGGTCAACAACCGCTCGGCCACTAACCTGCGCAGCCTCAACGTCCCCTCTGCGATAG AGTGCCAGTATAACCGAGACGGCTCCTACAACGGCGCAAAGCACGGGAACGGAGATGAAGACGACGCTGACGCCGAGGAGGAAAGCGGGGCGGGGCGAGGAAGAAGAGACAGCTCCGGTTCCGGATCCAGTCAGGGTAGCAGCATTGCGGACGACGCGGCGTTCGCTCAGAAAGTCCACCGTCTCCAAACGGCCAAGCAGAAACTGCAGCAGCTCCGTGACCTGGTCGCCATGGTGCAG aGCGATGACACGGACACCACAGCAGCCAACGAGGATGAAGGATTGCAGCAGCAACCCAACAACACCAGACTGACTGCACCTAAAGCCAAGAGAGAACTTGGACTCTCTGACaaggccag ggAGAAGCTGTATGAGGAGAAGCTgaggcagcagcagcaggagctgAAGCAGCTTCatgaggagagacagagactgatggAGATCCAGGGCAAAATCCAGGACCTTCAGTGGGCCTGTCCTGATCTACAG TCGTCGATGTCGAGTGCGGCGAGTGGTGTGGCGGCGACGACAATGATGAAGAAGCTCCCTGCTGCAGCTTCCACTCCCGCTGTTGCACCGTCTACGTCAGCCAAGAGTAACACCGCCGTGCTGAAACACACCACCGAGCCCGCGCCCGTCACCATCACCGACAACGAG TTGTGGTCAGAGATGCGTAGACACCAGGTGCTGCGTGAGGAACTGAGGCAGAGACGGAAACATCTGGAAAGTCTGATGGCCGAGCAGCAGAGGAGGAGTGACGCGGACCCTATTCAGAGCTTCACCCAGGATGACCG GACCATGGCGACGTGGGGTGGCTCCACTCAGTGTCCACTGGGCGAGGAGGAGGACGATGAAGATTACCCATCTGAGCCTGGCGCGCAAGAAgacgaggatgaggatgaagaagaCGGAGCAGAGTCGAGCTCCAGCGATGAGCCGCATTCGTACTCTAACAGAAAACCTGGTGGCAGCAGTGGCAAGAACAGGGATAG TGTAAAGGGTTCATCTCCACGCTGCAGCAGATCTCGGCCTCGTTCCAATCCCAGAGGGGCAAAGAGGCAGGAGAACCTGCGCTGGGCCGCTGACCTGTCAGCCTCAGAGAGcgccactcacacacacgcacacactcacacacactggcagGAGCAGGCCACACAGCTGCAGAGACAGCTGGACTTCAGCACAGCCATGTGTCAGATGCTGCTGCAGGACCAGCAG actctGTCATGCATGCTGCAGTCAATGTTGACAGCACCGTATAACGTGTTGCCAAATAACCTGGGCTCACCACAGGTGCCCCTCATCATGCACCAGCTCAATCAGTGTTACACACAACTCGCCTGGCAACAGAACAACATCAacaggtacag GTTGAAGCAAACTCTCAATGACCTCCTTCGGCAACAGCAGCAGGCACCGTCATGGCAACAGCAGCATCCGAACGTAGCGCAGGTGGATTCCGTCTCTCCTTCGCCATTCCTGCCCTTCCCTCCCATCAGCACGCTCGGCATGAACAACTTTTCCCCTCTCGCCACTG gtTTTAATCTGTCTCCCATGTTCCCGCCAGCGGGTTCAGAGACTCAGCAGGCGTCAGGAGCTCAGGCCAGCCCGGATCAGCACCCCGACCCCAACATGTCCCTTAAAACCGAGTATCTGAGCTTCCCGCCCCCGCTGCAGAGGACCCCGCTCAACAACGCTCACACACG CTCTCAGGATGAGTCTAAAAACTCCAGCTGGATGAACTCCTCCCTGAACAGGAACAGGACACGTGACCAAGAACGGCTGGACTCTCATGATTCCCTGAGCAGCGTGCCTGACTGCGTCGACCCCTCCACCGTCACCAAGAGCTTCAGACCCGGGCGCAAAGCCTCGGCTCAGGCCAGCCTTGCCTCCAGAGACAAAACGCCAAAGAACCGTCGCAGGAGGGGCAAGAACCACAACAACGCAG GTTTGGACAGTGACAGCGTTTCGAGCACCACAGAGCTTGGTCATGAGCgcgaaaaggagagagagagagaacgagaacgAGAGCGCTCGTCTCAGCCAAGAACCCGGGATTCGGACCAGAGCCTCCTGGACAAGCTTACCCAGGAGAAACTGGACAGCAAGACCAACAAGCACAACGATGTCTCCTCAG CAGCGTATGCATGGAGAACCCCCTTCCTCTCTAACCAAATCGCATGCACCGAAGCTCCAG acGGCAGCAGTGACTTCTCTCTGTTCGAGGCTCTGAGGGAGACCATCTACTCGGAGGTGGCCACTCTGATCTCACAGAATGAGTCTCGTCCTCACTTCCTCATTGAGCTCTTCCACGAACTGCAGCTTCTCAACACCGACTACCTTCGCCAGAGGGCGCTCTACTCACTGCAG GATATTGTAACCAGGCACCTGACTGAGAAGAGCGTTGCCGAGGAGCCGGGGTCGTCGCTAGGGCCGGGGTCACAGTCTGAACTCACTCCCAGCGAGAGTCTCGCCACTACTGACAAc GACGCATCTGAGAAGGACGTGAGGGTGAAGGTCGGCTCCAGAAGGAAGACAGCTTTGGAGGGAGACTCTGTGGACAGCGAGAGCCTGTTGTCTACGTCTTCGAACCTGGAGCCGTTCGCCAGCGATGACCTGG GTAACACAGTGATTCATTTAGATAAAGCTCTGGTGCGAATGCGGGAGTTTGAGCGAATGAAATTAAAGGCTGGGTttcttcctcctgctcctcctcctcctcctgttcctcctgCTGCAGTCTCTACAGCGCCCCCTGTCTGTAATCCTGAGCTTCCCACTGTTACCACTGCTACTGCTGGTGGTGGTCCAGCGCTTAACCAAG gtcaggACATACGTTGCCCTCAGATTGATACACAGCAGTTGGACAGACAGATCAAAGCAATCATGACGGAGGTCATTCCCTTCCTGAAG gagCACATGGGTGAGGTGTGTTCTCCGCAACTCCTGACATCGGTGAGGCGCATGGTGCTGATGCTGACTCAGCAAAACCACCACAGCCGAGAGTTTATGCGCTTCTTCCACAAACAACTCGGGGGTATcctgcag GAGTCCCTGAATAAGTTTGTTGGCCGCACGCTGCAGAACTGTGGTGAGGATCTCCTGGTGGAGATCTCGGAGATCCTCTTTAACGAGCTCGCCTTCTTCAGGCTCATGCAGGACCTGGACCAGAACACACACCGCGCCAAGAGACTCACACAGACCACGCCCACTAAACACACACCTTCCACCCAG GGGAAGAAGTCTGAAGGGGAAAAGACCTTCTCACCTTCGTACTTTGACGAAGATAAA GACCGGGACGAGACGGAGCAGGGACGGACGAGTCTATGCCTCGAGGTAGAGACAGAGCGAACAGATGAGAAACGGAGCCAGGACGCCTCAGaggcggaggaggaggaagatgaagaggaagaagacgaACTGCCGATATCTATAA gcttgTCCAAAGCGGAGACACAGGCGTTGAATAACTACGGTAGCGGTGAGGATGAGAACGAGGTTGAGGAGGTTGAGGAGTTTGAGGACGGATCTGTGGAAGTGCAGACGTCCCTGCAGGCCTCAGACAACACCGCAGAACcctcacag tgtacTGGAGTTTCACTAAACGGAGCTGCGCAGGAGATCAAGTCAGACCACGAGAGCACAGAAAGtactgaag TGCAGAGCTCCAAGTCAGAGTGTATAGAGGTGACTGAGGACGAGCGAGACGCCGAAGCCACGCACACACTCAACATGGACGAGTCTGCTGTCCCTCTTGCCCCGCCCTCACAGGACAGTCCTCGTGGCTCCACCACGGCCAGCCCTCAGACCGACTCACCTGTTCTGGTTAACGCAGAT GAGGTGGGGTCTGGAAACACCAGTCAGAAATCTGATGAGGAGGATTTTGTGAAGGTTGAAGACCTGCCAGTGCAGCTCTCAGTgatgtgtgag gaggaGCTGTGTAAGCAGATCTTAGAGGAACAGAGGAGCAATAACCTGAGGAGTGAGCTGCTGAACGGAAATACAGAGGGGCTGAGTGGACTTGTGGGTAATGCGCACGCTCTCAAAGAGCCTG AACCCGTCGGAGCCCAGACTGCATGA